One Vitis riparia cultivar Riparia Gloire de Montpellier isolate 1030 unplaced genomic scaffold, EGFV_Vit.rip_1.0 scaffold349_pilon_pilon, whole genome shotgun sequence genomic window, ttttgaagttgattcaacattctactaaagagaatcaattgcactctagtaccttatgtaaataacaataaaacaaaGCTTAAGAACGTGACCTACTATTTGTTGGCATCTTAAATCTAATCATCAGAAGcaacaccaatttttttttttttaaatgaccttttagggttaaagtactaacttCCAGGTTTGGATATtctcaaaccttaaattccaagtgtagAAGATGACCTTGAAGTTGTTAGAAGTCTTGTAAATCCATAATCTTCTGCtcgatgactcaaccttgttttTGGCACACTTTCAGTGGAGAGGAAAGGAGGGTGGAGGCTataactctctttctctctagatggtggaagaaaGAAGTGATGGAAAACAAAACCcctatggggtatttatagagttcctaactaggcttaagtggCTTGAGCCCACAtgagcttaggtcacttaatcaaGCCCAAAATaagtcataattgattaattaaccccatagggcctactaattaatcaattagctcaatccaaagaccttgttcacctactcctatgcaaccttatataattaccaaacacccttatgcataaaagtggacctaaagccaatccaaccctcataatccatgccaacaaggtatatgaactCAGAGCAGGGACTATTGGGACTCATAGGAGTACTAGATCCctcaaaatataattatgaagttgattcaacatcccactatagagaatcaactaaactcagtatcttatgtaaataacaacaagacattACAAGCTCGAATCCATGACCtcttatccattgtgtttagtctccccatgaattagATGTCTATAGTCTAACAAGAtgaaagctatcaacctttcaagactacttcTACTATtcttaagttatagatcctctTATTCTATATTCAACTGAtatgtcttagctctcaaagagtcAGTGTTAAGTtctacttaaggaactactatgaccatagtttccgtGAACAcgcctccttaggatcacctaaggagacacactatctcaatccaatgagatatcatggtgcctttattgagaatacctattgttataGTCTTCCATTAACAATGATCCAGAACTGGCTTGACTTACATGCATATTGGTGTTCAACTTGCTTACagttaattaaaattggaaccATATTTAATACCTATGTAGACAAGTCATAACCTTGACGTGGAGCGGTGTTGTATTTTCGACTTAATGTCGCCTAAATGCTAAAGTATTCACTCATGTGAATTAGTTTGTCTTAGATGCATAGtggtattcatttttttaacacttaatttaaattaggaCCATATTTAAAGCCCATGTGGATAAGTCATAGCCTAGATGTGGAgagatgttatattttttatacttaatgcaacttaatttctaaagtcttcacttttgtgaattggttCACCTTGGATGCATAGTGGTATCTAGATTGtaatacttaattaaaattgaaatcatatttaataatcatataaacAAGTCATAACTTTGACGTAGAGTACATTGCATTTTCAACACTTAATGCAACTTAGGTGCTAAAGTTTTCACTCATGCGAATTGGTATGGGTTGGATGCATTGTGGCATCCaactttttaacacttaattaaaattggaatcATATTTAACACCTAGGCCGATAAGTCATAACCTTGACGTAAAGCAATGTTGTGTTTTCGATACTTAATGCAACTTAGGTGTTAAAGTCTTTACTCATGCAAATTAATAGGTTTACCTTGGATGCATGATGGTATCCaaatttttaacatataattaaaattggaaccATATTTAACACTCATATAGACAAGTCATAACCATGATGTGGAGTAGTGTTGTATTTTCAATACTTAATGCAACTTCAATGCTAAAGTCTTTACTCATGTGAATTGACTTGATTCAAATGCATAATGATGTCcaactttttaacattttattaaagTTGGTACCATATGCAAGTCATAACCTTAATGTAGAGGCGGTGTAGTATTTTTTGCACTTAATGTTGCTCAAGTGCTAAAGTCTTCACTTATGTGAAATTTTTTGGTTGGAATGCATAATGGTGTCTAGCCTTTAGCATTTAATTAAAAGTGGAACCATATTTAACACCTATGTAGAGAAGTCTTAACCTTGACATGGAGCAATATGCAGCATTTTGGCATTTAACGTGTTTTAAGTGTTAAGTCTTCACTCAAGTGAATTGGATTAATGGCTTAAATGCATAGTGGTGTcaaatttctaatacttaattaaaattagaaccATATTTAACACCTATGTAGACAAGTCATAATCTTGACATGGAGTAGTGTTGTATTTTCGGTACTTAATATGACTTAAGTGTTAAATTTTTCACTTAAGAAAATTGGCTTCACTTGGATACATAGTGGTGTCTAACATTTTAacacataattaaaattagagcTATATTTCATACCTATGTAGAAAAGTTATAACCTTGATGTGGAGCAGTGTTGTAATTTGACACTCAATGTTGCTTAAATGCTAAAGTCTTTATTCATGCATATTCACTTAGCTTGGATGAAAAATGGTATCCAactttttaacaatttattaaatttgaaactaTGTTTAACAACTATGTAAACAGGTAATAACCTTGACGTAGAGTGGTGTTATATTTTTTACACTTAATATAGCTTAAGTGCTAAAGTATTCACTTATAAGAATTGACTTGACTCGGATGCACAGTGGTATCCtactttttaacacttaattgATAGTGAAACCATATTTAACACTCGTATATACTAGTTATAAACTTGATATGTAGTAGTGTGCAACTTTTTAGCACTTAGTGCAACTTAAGTGTTAAAGTCGTTACTCATGCGAATTGACTGCACTTAGATGCACCTTTGTTTCTAACTTTTTAATagttaatgaaaattaaagtcATTCTTAAAAACCATGTAGACAAAGTGATCATAATCTTAATGTGGAGTAATTGTAATTTTTAACACTTCATAGAAATTGGTATCACACTTAACAACTACATATttcactttctatttttattttattttttttttcgtgaTAATTGAACTCACGTAGTTTGCCCAAGTTGCCTATATACCCTTAACAAAGAAGGGATCAAGTCAAGcgtaattcaaaatatttttttaatctctaacTTTTGCCAAGGCTAATGATTTTAATCTTGCAAGCTTGTCTTACTTTTTCCAATGTAGTCTTTTTAGGTTTTTCAATTTAGCGGCCTATGACTTGTACAAATTGAAAATGACTTCAGTCAtgtgtaaaaaataataaaagatattcATTCATAGTTTTAGGGCAACGAAAGgtaattgattcttttttatattattattattattattattattatattaccTTATAAAAAGACCTCCatttaatcttatatatatataaaatgttttatacatgattattttttttagttttcatagtattttttaatataataatttatatatatatatatatctttactTTCTATCAATGTCTCAAATTTCAAACATGTACATGCTCTAAAAATTCTCAAGTTGTAGGGCCTAGAATGTCAACTTAGAGTTAGATGAAGAAGGGCATaaacaaagatataaaatataatccACATGTACCTAGAttctatttgaataaaaaagagCCACTCACATACATGGAGTAAATATACTTCCCATGGATAAGTTGTACTTTTTATATCCCATGAAGCTTTCCACTATggcttcaaaaaagaaaaataaaaaaaagaaaagaaaaatgacataGAAAAACTGATTGCCATGTGGCTATGCCTGCCAATAGATGGATGAAAACTAGttctattcttttgtttttgtttttggcctCTACTAAGGAACCCATATCGTATAAATAATGTTtcataatttacttttaaatttcgacagcaaaaactaaaaatgtaaaaccataaaaaaaattgttccatttccaaattttttaaaataaattttaaagtaataaattaacGCCCATGACTGTTTTcacatcttatttttatttctatcaatGCAATCATCGTAATCATCTTATCTATAAATATGGCCTAGAGCCATAGAGCTGCCTTTTCTTTAGTCCTAGAGTCATTTTAGCTAAGAGTATAGTCTTTCCTTAGCATTTCTTGTCCAAAGCTCCCATTTCTCTAGGCCTAGAGCCATTTTCAGCCCAGAGCTACCTTTCCTTAGCATATTTGCCCTTTTCAACCCATAACCGTCGTTTCTTCTAAATAACttctcttttaattaaaaaacttcAGTTTgtcttttcaatcacaaatttaaaaacttCACTATTCAAGAAGCTGGGAAAAATCTTCTATTTAACATTTCAACAGTGAATCGAATTCAcagggagaaaaataaaaaataaaattcttgaCAGCATAATTTTCACCATTTAAATGCAAAACATATTAACTAAATTTAGATACTTCAACCATTTCAAATGCTACGTTACATATCCTTTAGAAAAATATGtagattaatattttactataaattGCTAATGAACTTTccatactatatatataaattatgtacATTAATGAACTTTCACTTATTTGCGTCAATCtaaataagtttatatttaaaaaaaaataagcacattcctccaaaaaaaataagaatatccTTTAGAAAATGCATTCCTCAAAAAATAAGTTCattgtatataaattatatacattAACGTTTGACTATTATCCGGATCTTTGATCACAATAAACacattaatcattttaaatcaataatagaattaaaatatcAAGATAGAAAACTTTTACCTTgatttagatgttcccaaatcaaatccatatGGTGAAGTATCTCAACGAAGTTGTTGAAGGTTTAAAAAACCTAAGATCTTCTATTGCAATGAGTTTACCTTGATCTTGGCATTCAACCAATGGGAAGGTTGTAAGGGATGAGGCTATGGCTCTCTATTCTCTCTACATTGTAGAAGACAACTAGCTCACCCCTAAGagagtatttatagggttccctaaCTAGCTTAAGTGACTGGAGACTACTaagggcttgagtcacttaatctagccaaaatggatcataattaaTTACTTGACCTACAAGGccttttaattaatcaattagcccaatctataaactttgttcactaacctttatgcaaccttgcatagttaccaaaatgcctttaccCATAAAAGTGAGCCAGaagccaatccaaccctcatagaCCATACcaataaggtatatgagctcaagtagggaccattaggacccattgGACAATATTGACTCTCTCGGaattcaattctaaaattgacttaacatctcattatagagaatcaattgcactccactgccctatgtaaataacaatgagatacaAAGTGTTTGGGTTaatgacctgctatccattgcaTTTAGTCTCCCTATGAATTGGCCTCCATATTTTAACGAGGTGAAAGTTATCATATTCTCAAGACTATCTCTACTATCCATGAGTTATAGATCGTTTTACTGTGTgctcaattgacatatcttaactctctaagagcatatgttaagttccacttaagaaactactatgatcatagtttccatgaacacacctccttaggatcacccaaagggacacTTATCTTAATCCTATgggatatcatggtgcctctattgaaaatacctattgtTATTCACTTTGATAAACAATGAtctaatccataaggaatatatgaacaacttatgatctcacctATAAGTCAATGTCACTAGTAACTTTACCACAAGCTTAAAATTCTCTAAAGGTTGAGAGATAACATATTGAAgaagcttggtgaagtcatgaaaacttgataaccttatgtcatgactcaatataagtcttgtccaatgtgtaaccataaatacaagtgcactcaccatgagaaactcatctCGATGGTCAAGACTAACCATCCCTCCTATTAGGAGGTAGTACACTATAACCTATTATGGGTTGCCTAGTTGCAAGGAACTCATAACTTAAATCTtctatgtaactcctaatgtacTCTAGTCATATACAATACAAGAGATGTGGACTAGAATGCTTACAAGatataatacatggaatgagaatagataaaagtgaactagaaatttattaataaataattaaattcaaaagtttATTACATTAGGCCATGTTTTTAAGGGCCCTATCCTAACAATGTGGACTCCCAATGAATTGATGTTCCTAATCTAGCTAACAAGGTAGCaatatcaacctttcaagattacctttctaatccttgagttataaatcctctTATTAAGTGATCATCTGACATACTCTACCTCATaaagaacatatgtcaaattctactaaaggaatTGCTATAGTCACATTCAtcttgatcacatgtccttaggatcacccatgAAGTTTAgtcccatgagatattatggttattttattaagaatacctattgctatcggTTTCCGTCAATTGTAACCCAATTTGTATCGAATATGTGACAACAttaggatctcacccataggtcaaaacttCATGTTGATTTCAACACAAATTCAATATCCTttaaggttaagagtccatatAGTATAGTAGCTCAGGTAATCATGACTACCAGACAACTAATATCATGATTTATCATAGGTCATGTCTAAAATGTAACTGTACACATTCACCATGGGAAAGTTATCTCGATGACCATGATAAGGGATCCATCTAATTAGTAGGTAGTACACTGTAGTTTCTACTAGATTGCTTAAATCTATGAATCAACATTGAATCACTTATCACATTGTAAAAAatccatgacttggatcttttatTCAACTCTTAATActcctaagtcatgtacaatgcaagtgatatgaaTGTAAATGcttaaataaccaattaatgcaaatgTGATAACATAAGCGGaattagaataataaataaataattttattaatgaaacttAATTTATTACATCGTATCATGCTTTATAAGGCTTTGTCCCAACAAACTCCTATTCAACCATGcatatttaccaaaacacccttatgcacataagtgaatcATGAActaattcaaccctcataaactatgCCATCAAGATATATGAACTTGAGCCAATACCACTATAGTAAATAGAatagtattggctccctcaaaatccaattctaaagttgactcaatatcTTATTATAGAGAGTCAATCGCATTGCTTGGGTctgtgacctgctatccattgtatATAGTCTTCTTATGAAGTATTATTCATAATAtaataaggtgaaagttatTAGCCTTTCTAGGTTACCTCTATCATCCTTTAATTACATATCCTCCTAtgatgtgatcaactgacatactctaaccCATAAAAGCATATTTCAAATTCCCCTTAAGAAATTACTATGAgtatagatttcatgatcacatgtccttaggatcatcTAAAGGAACATATTGTCTCAAACTCCATGAGATATTTGAttcctctattgagaatacttattgctacTAACTTTCATccatagtgacccaatccatagggaatatatcaTCACTTTAGGATTTCACCCATATGTCAAAGTCACTATAAACTTTGGCACAAACTCAgcattctctcaaggttgacagaaaatacaatataataacTTAGAGAACTCATGACTACCTGATACTCTTACatcatgactcaccgtaggtctGATCTAATGTGCAACTgtacacattagtgcactcaccatgaaaATTCTATCTCTGTTAAAACTAGTCACCTCTCaaattaagaggtagtgcactataatATCAAATGGATTGCTTAAGTTCACAAAGCAACTATGAACAAATTATCTACTTgtaggaacctatgacttggatgTTCCATGTAAATCCTAATtcacccaagtcatatacatTGCAAGAAATGTCAAGGTGTAGAATGCTCATAAGGTATAATGCATAGAAtaatgatagataaaagtgaaattaaaatatcattaaataaataagactatatattttttacaacaTGTTATGCTTTTAGGGACTCTATACTAACAAAAACTACTATCATTGACTGTGattttgatacaaaaaaaaataataataataaaaataatataataaaaatatatttattttatttacatatgataagaatttgaaaaataaacaaacattttatttaggattcataaaaaaaatctttgattaATGGAAATCTTATATCCTAgcctctaaaaaataaaacataattttaaaatctaaatcctaaattatcaaatgtattataattaatattttaaagtatcAAGTGTATTATTTTTAggataaaattttcattttttgttgtttgcatacttatatttatatttaatctGTTCTCATTAGTTatatattccaaaaaaaaaatgattaaagttaataaatctGAAAGTAAAGAGGTTAGGAAGAGAAAGTGTCAATACTAGCttcaacatatataaataaaaaaataccaaagGTAAGATGTAACGACCCACTTCCAACCGtttagatattgtccactttggaccctaaggggccctcacggctttagaACTCATCTACAAGGTTACGAGGAGTCCACACTTACATAGCAATAGAAACTTtccccctatccgatgtgggacgtcacaaacaccccccatgcagacaACGTCTTCAAATAGAGGAGAAAGTTCCTgatgctatataagtatggactcctcgTAATCctgtaaatgtgttttaaagtcatgagggcccctttgggtccaaagcagacaatatctacataattgggagcgggtcgttacaaattatttttaaaatatattttaaaaaattaaaaacaaattaaaaacaatttaggttttcaaacagtcttatgttttacaaaatattaaagaactaactttcaaaaactgttttaaacaaCTATTTCTCAAAACTGTTTTCAATGACAATTACCAAATAAGACCTCCAATACTCTTTTTTAAGttattagggttttagtttAAGCAGTCTTGAAATACATTGTGGCTTTGATATGGGATTGATTGATCACAGAATACCAATGTACATATATATAGGTATTGAGATATATTGTGCTCCTACAGCCGATTCCGGGGATACATGGGTGGCTACAATGAGACACATTGCTATTGAGGGTGGATGCTATGTTCTTTCACCCATCCAGTTCTGTCGGAGGAAAGATTACCCACCTCCACCTAAGTATCTTTACAGTCCTACAGAAGAATATGTCACTCCAGATTCTATTGTTTGGGCTGGAGGTAGTGTCATCATTTCGCCCCATGGTGAAATTCTAGCAGGACTGAATTACGAAGGAGAAGGCCTCTTCACAGCTGATCTTGGTATGGCCCTAACTTCTCCAATTATATATCCAAATATTTCAGTATGCAGATAAGGCAAATGAGTCAATTCTTTAGGTTTAAGAGGACTGCAAACATAGTTTTATGGAAGACTTGATACTCTATGATATTTATCACGGGCTgatcaaatattttgatgatCACTTGATATGCAGATGTTCGTGGAGAGATTCCTAAAGCAAAGTTCCAGTTCGATGTGGTAGGACATTATTCGAGAGCTGATGTGCTAAGCCTCACTGTGAACAATCGTCCACTGCTTCCTGTTACTTCACATCCTCACCATCTAAAATCAAAGACGATGATGATGAGATGGATGTTATTTTCACATCCTCACTGTGAACAATCGTCCTCCTTCAATAATTTGTATGATTTTCCAGTGAGTCAAACATTGATAATTTCCATGTCTTTCTTTATCCTGTAAAGGCAGTCTTTTGTGCATATGGAGACTGCACCtcattataaataaatcctTGTTTTGAGTGTAAAATCatacccctttttttttttttttgtctcaagtattaataaaattgtattttccaCTTATTATTTGGTACAACAGTGCTTGTTACTCATTGGCTGAGGCCTCTGTGATAGCTTTGCTCATTTAGTCTGGTAGAAGTTGAAACTAAAGGTTAATTCATGATTATGAAAGGGCGATTATAAATGCTTCATTAAATTAACACCTTTCCATATAAGCtatgttttatgaaaataagtaaaattgaGGAAAATACGAGAGAGAGAAATATGATAAAGAGGAAATGTAAAAGGAaacaacaattatttttttaaaggaatgtcattatttttctttagattatGAGTAAGTTTACTAgagatgtatttatttttttgaggcatgtacttttttttttctaagatgtAGTTATTACATACCTAAGACTAcatttatgttcatattgagTTTGTCATCATTAATTGCTCAATTTATTGTACTTTATTTAAATGATGtactttttaaagaatattcttatttttattaaggttgtACTTATGCTTATGAAgtatacaattatttttctaagtaacattctttttttcttgaaaatgtacTTATTATACCcacaagaaaaataatacatCTTTGAGATTATATTTATGTTCATATTTAGTTTGTTGGCATGAAATGCTTaatttatgttcatattgaaTTACCAGGAAGAGTAAATGATTTGTATGTAAAAAGCTAATATTATCATcatgaattataattttgacatgaaaaataaaaactttacaataatataaacataaaaataacacCATAaagatcattttattttatttagatgtGGTAAAATTTACAAACTAAATAAGTATTCTTTtagcattaatataaaaaaaaattctagttaacatatcttatatccTAAATGTCTaaataataaaacctaatttttaaatttgagctcaaatgtattataattaatattttaaataatcaagtatattatttgtAGGATAATATGTCTTTTTTGTCCAttgtatatttaaatttatatttaatttgttctcattaattacttattatatattatcattttgtatttaatgtgttaaaaaatgattaaatttaataaataagagtaaaaataatatgaaattaaagAGCTTTCATAAGAGAAAGTGTGGCCACTTGATcatataaaaaaaggaaagaaaagaaaagtagaaataaaaggGTATATATTAAACGCTTTCaattatgatttatcatatcaaaGACTTTAAAAAGGGGCAATTCATTTAGTTGTTATTTAAATgcatattttagaaataattttatccATTGTGTGTTTGGGATGAAATGTGAAAGTTGGAAtcctaaaaaatattcatttagttGTTCTCCCAAAAAATGGTCAGACTTCATCATTCttctgtttttaaatttttaaaatttaaaataaattttcatgaatcacttttaaatgttttttatagaaaaaatttaaaatataaaagtatgacatattttttcaactttgaaatttttttataaacataaaattaattaaaatcatttaagatcatgaaattttttaaaattcttgttacttaattataaaaaaaattaaaaagaagaaaaaataggcataataatcatatttaatattttttaaaataaacaaataaaagcaaagGCATATCCAAACAATACCTCATTCGCTCAATTCAATTATCGCATGCCCTAAGTATCAAAGTAGCTTACTAAGAGTGAGTTTGACAGTAActttagaaagattaaaaatacttctttgAATTACAATCgaatgtatttaaatttttgctCAAGGTACAATTTCACTAAAAGAtctttaaccaaaaaaatatgGTTTTCACTCATTGTTTCTTCCTACCACTTTAGTTTCACCCAACTTCACCTGCAGAGGCTAGTTCACATCTTATCTTGAATCATGTATAACTTGTTTGTCTAGTTTGAACCTCATGCTCCTT contains:
- the LOC117909783 gene encoding uncharacterized protein LOC117909783, producing the protein MYIYIGIEIYCAPTADSGDTWVATMRHIAIEGGCYVLSPIQFCRRKDYPPPPKYLYSPTEEYVTPDSIVWAGGSVIISPHGEILAGLNYEGEGLFTADLDVRGEIPKAKFQFDVVGHYSRADVLSLTVNNRPLLPVTSHPHHLKSKTMMMRWMLFSHPHCEQSSSFNNLYDFPKKLVRSRDAMFMEDHTIQDIEKTDVTEFQYGDNLIDFNPIPFTHLPTQVEDEAHDDQPNIGDVETPTQVEMDDDVHEQSPIAEVPLDIPLRRSTRD